GTTAATACCAACTAATATTGGCACTAGTACTGTGGCACCAAACATGGTAAATAAATGTTGTAAGCTAAGCCCTAACCATTTAATTCCCTTCGGTTTATCATGTATGTCCAATACAACATCTGGGTTTCTATAGTTTTCTTTCATTTGACAGTCTCCTTTATAATAAAAAATCCTCGTTTCAGTTTTAGAAACGAGGCGCGCGAAAACAAGTTGGTGTTTGACTTTTTCCACCAATTGTTATTGCTTTTCCTAGTCTCTCTGTACTCGATTAAAAAGCTTATTTAATTAAGTTGTTTAATTTTGATCTCATCTTTACCATCATATTCTTCCACAGATACAATAATTTGTTCTGTTTTTGACGTTGGAATATTTTTGCCAACGTAATCAGCTCGAATTGGTAATTCTCTATGTCCTCTATCAACTAATACGGCTAATGAAATCTTTTCAGGACGACCAATATCCATGATAGCGTCTAGTGCTGCACGAATCGTTCTACCTGTAAAAATAACGTCATCGACTAAAATGACTTCTTTATCTTCTATTGAAAAGGGAATATTTGATGCATGTACTTCAGGTGTGTCGTGTTCATTGACATGATTATCATCTCTGTATAATGTAATATCTAGCTCGCCAACAGGAATGTCTTTTCCTTCTAATTGTTTTAATCTCTCAGCAATTCGATTAGCTAGATAAATGCCGCGTGTTTTGATCCCAATCAACACGATATCATCAATGCCTTTGTGTCGTTCAATAATTTCATAAGTAATACGTGTCAATGCTCGTTTCATTGTCATGTCATCCACTACTACTTTTTCAGTCATTAAAGTTCCCCCTAAATTTTTTAAACAAAAAACCCTCTCATCCATCAAAGAATAAGAGGGTTGTGTTTAGTCATAGTGATATAAGGATACAATGTCCCTTATCAATACATATTACACGCTCCTTCTTAGCCTCTCTGGACTACTCTTAAAGGACTGTTCTGTTTTGTTGTACTGAGTATAACGCACTCATATGTAAATATCAATCATTATTTTCGATTTCCTTCAATGTTTTTGTAAATATTTCTGGTAACTCAGAATCAAAGGTCATCAGCTCTCCTGTTGTTGGATGCGTAAAGGCTAATGTTTTAGCGTGTAAAAACTGCCCATTTCCTTTTATCGTTTTCTTAGGACCATATAGTGGATCGCCAACAATTGGATAACCGATATAATCCATGTGCACCCGAATTTGATGTGTTCGACCAGTTTCAAGGACACATTCAATTAATGTATAATCTAAAAATCGTTCTAATACGGTAAAATGAGTCACTGCTTCTTTACCATCTGCTACGATCGCTTGTTTTTGACGGTTGTCTTTACTTCTACCTATTGGTGCTTCGATTTTTCCTTTTTCATGTGGAATGACACCATGAACTAACGCCACATATTTTCTTAATGTTTTACGTTCTTTTAACTCATCCTGAAGCGCAATATGTGCCGCATCATTTTTTGCCACCATCAATAGTCCAGATGTATCCTTGTCAATTCGGTGAACAATCCCCGGACGGATCACATCATTAATACTTGAAAGTGATCCTGCGTGGAATAATAATGCATTAACAAGCGTTCCATCAGGATGACCCATAGATGGATGGACTACCATTCCTTGAGGTTTATTTACCACAATCACATCATCATCTTCATAAACAATTTCTAATAGAATATCTTGTGGTTCTAAGGTTAATTCTTTTGCTTCTGGTACCGTAATATCAACACGATCGTTTTGTTTCACTTTATAATTTGCTTTAACAATCTCTCCATTAACATTCACTGCCTCTTCTTTTAACCAACTCTGAATTTGAGAGCGTGAATAATCTGAAAAAACTTCTGCTAATACTTTATCAATTCTTCCTTTTTTATCTTCTACTACATAATGTAATTGTGTCATTGATTATCTCCTTCATTTAACTTGCTCACTTAGTTTATCATAAAACTGGTCGCTATTCACTAATACAATCATGATTTTAGATAAACAAAAAAGAGACGATAAACGTCTCTTTTTATTATTCATTAATTTGTGTATGATTTGATGGCATATTGAACTGATCTTTATCAAACGTGCCTTCCCATTTATCTACGACTACCGCAGATACCATACTTCCGGCAACGTTTAACATTGTACGCCCCATATCAACAATTGGGTCAATACCAAATATAGCCCCAATACTTGAAATAGCAGAACCATAACCTAATCCATTTAATGTAACAGTAGCAGCAACGGTTGCTGTTCCTGGTACACCGGCAATACCGATTGAACCTACTGTCACAACAACCACAACAAGCACAAAGAATGAAAAGTCCATAGTAGCTCCCGCTGCTCCAGCAACTAATGTTCCAAGCATGGCAGGGAATACTCCGGCACATCCATTCATCCCAATTGTTGTTCCAAGTGTTGCAACAAAGTTTGATGTTTCACCTGATACACCCATGTCTTTTTCAAGTGTTTGCAAAGTATAAGGTAATGTTCCTACGCTTGAACGAGAAGAAAAAGCAAATAACAATGTATTAAAAGCTTTCTTGTAGAACATAACTGGATTGACACCCATAAAACTTAAAATAACAACATATACCAATAACATAATGATAACTCCTGTATAAAGTGCCGCTATAAATCCTAGCATACTAACAACAGATTGGATACCATTTGAAATAATAGTGTTACTTACAAGAGCTACCACACCATATGGCATTAATTTAATAACGTTTGTCAAAACAGAATTAACTGTAATACGTAGCGAATCTAAAAATGTCACAAAAGGAGCTACTTCAATCGGTTTTTTAACCTTTAAGAAACGAATTGCACTGGCAAACATCGCTGCAATAATAACAACCGATACGATACTCCCATTGTTTCCCATTACACTAATAATATTATTAGGAATTAAATTTAAAAAGAATTCAGGAAAACTTTGTGAGGCAATATTATTCATAAATTCTGTCTTTTGTTCCGTTAAGTCTCCAGCAAAACTAGTCGCATTTAAATTAAATAGCTTAACAACTAAAATACCAACAATCGCAGAAATAGCTGTTGTGCTTAATAATGTAATGAATGTGCGACCTGTTAAACTTCGAATACGATCACCTCGTACATCCACAACAACTTTAATAATAGATAAAAAGACGACTGGAATAGCAAGTAACTGAACTAGTTTTAAAAACCCTGTCCCAATAAGTCCAAACCATGCAGATATTTCTCCTCTAGCATGATCAATGTAAATACCATTTTTGTTACTGATCATATCAATACCAATCCCTAGTACTAGACCAATGATCAAAGCGATAATCATGCGTTTAGAAAAACTTACTTTTTTGTCTTTAAGCATTTTTAAGCACACCATTGCCGCACCTAACAATACAATAGCAATCAACGTGTAAAAATTACTCACTTTAAGAAATTGTGAGAAAAATGGAACATCTATCATGAATATCATCTCCTTTTTTACCAGTCTACACTGATAGAATCATTTTTTAAACTCATTTGTTTCAAAATATTTTCAGAAAAATTATTTAATAAGAATCATTTCAACTTTTAACAAAATCTTTTTGAGAATATACTACTTTAAAAAGTGGATTTTACAAATGTTTGTTATGATATCAATAAATCAATTAAAATACTCTAAATAAAAAAACATGTCAATTGTACGATTACATAAAGCCCTACTCTATACCTTATAATCTCACGAATCATTTTCCATACTTACACTGTTTATCCTTCAATCATATCTGAACTCATTTATTTAACTTAAACATTTATCAGAATTTAACCTGATGTAAAAATTCAACGTTTAATTCACGATATATAATAAAGAACAATAGATTCAAGTAATGTCCACATCATTTAACCTCCATTCCTAATTTATAGTTGTCATTATACACAAATTATCTATCATTTTAAAAAATTTGCTCTCAAAAATGATGATTTATTTGAAATTTTATTCATATGAACGTTTTTTAATACGAAATTTTACTTAAAATTTAATTGACAGCGCATACATGTGAGTGTTACGTTCAAGGTATTAACAGAATAAAATTAACTTATATAAAATTGGAGGGGATTTTATGAACATCAATACAAAATTACTACATGGTTATTCCGTTATCGACAAAGAAACTGGATCAGCCTCTATTCCAAAATACCAAACATCCACGTTCCATCAAGATGATGTCTTCCATCATACTGGATACAACTACACTCGGTTTGGTAATCCAACCATCACAGCTGTTGAAGAATGCATTGCTTCACTTGAAAATGCCAAATTCGGCCTAGCTTTTTCTTCAGGTATGGCAGCTATCAATTCTGTTTTATTTATGTTATCTCAAGGAGACCATCTTATCCTTGGAAAAAACATTTATGGGGGTACTTATCAGATTGTGACGGAATTTCTAACACGTTTCGGCGTGAAACATACGTTCGTTGATGAATCCGATGTTTCAGCATGGGAAAATGCCATCCAACCAAATACCAAGTTATTTTATTTAGAAACACCCTCAAATCCATTGTTAACGATTACAGATTTAAAATCTGTCTGTCATTTAGCAAAAAAACATCAAATTTTAACTGCTTGTGACAACACATTTATGACACCTATTCACCAACAACCACTCGATTTTGGGGTCGATATTGTCATTCACAGTGCCACAAAATTTATTAATGGCCATAGTGATATTTT
This genomic stretch from Vagococcus sp. CY52-2 harbors:
- a CDS encoding cation:dicarboxylate symporter family transporter is translated as MIDVPFFSQFLKVSNFYTLIAIVLLGAAMVCLKMLKDKKVSFSKRMIIALIIGLVLGIGIDMISNKNGIYIDHARGEISAWFGLIGTGFLKLVQLLAIPVVFLSIIKVVVDVRGDRIRSLTGRTFITLLSTTAISAIVGILVVKLFNLNATSFAGDLTEQKTEFMNNIASQSFPEFFLNLIPNNIISVMGNNGSIVSVVIIAAMFASAIRFLKVKKPIEVAPFVTFLDSLRITVNSVLTNVIKLMPYGVVALVSNTIISNGIQSVVSMLGFIAALYTGVIIMLLVYVVILSFMGVNPVMFYKKAFNTLLFAFSSRSSVGTLPYTLQTLEKDMGVSGETSNFVATLGTTIGMNGCAGVFPAMLGTLVAGAAGATMDFSFFVLVVVVVTVGSIGIAGVPGTATVAATVTLNGLGYGSAISSIGAIFGIDPIVDMGRTMLNVAGSMVSAVVVDKWEGTFDKDQFNMPSNHTQINE
- a CDS encoding RluA family pseudouridine synthase translates to MTQLHYVVEDKKGRIDKVLAEVFSDYSRSQIQSWLKEEAVNVNGEIVKANYKVKQNDRVDITVPEAKELTLEPQDILLEIVYEDDDVIVVNKPQGMVVHPSMGHPDGTLVNALLFHAGSLSSINDVIRPGIVHRIDKDTSGLLMVAKNDAAHIALQDELKERKTLRKYVALVHGVIPHEKGKIEAPIGRSKDNRQKQAIVADGKEAVTHFTVLERFLDYTLIECVLETGRTHQIRVHMDYIGYPIVGDPLYGPKKTIKGNGQFLHAKTLAFTHPTTGELMTFDSELPEIFTKTLKEIENND
- the pyrR gene encoding bifunctional pyr operon transcriptional regulator/uracil phosphoribosyltransferase PyrR, with amino-acid sequence MTEKVVVDDMTMKRALTRITYEIIERHKGIDDIVLIGIKTRGIYLANRIAERLKQLEGKDIPVGELDITLYRDDNHVNEHDTPEVHASNIPFSIEDKEVILVDDVIFTGRTIRAALDAIMDIGRPEKISLAVLVDRGHRELPIRADYVGKNIPTSKTEQIIVSVEEYDGKDEIKIKQLN
- a CDS encoding PLP-dependent aspartate aminotransferase family protein, with the translated sequence MNINTKLLHGYSVIDKETGSASIPKYQTSTFHQDDVFHHTGYNYTRFGNPTITAVEECIASLENAKFGLAFSSGMAAINSVLFMLSQGDHLILGKNIYGGTYQIVTEFLTRFGVKHTFVDESDVSAWENAIQPNTKLFYLETPSNPLLTITDLKSVCHLAKKHQILTACDNTFMTPIHQQPLDFGVDIVIHSATKFINGHSDILAGLIATNDEKLYSTLKKHQKALGSILSVEDAWLLLRGVKTMGLRMKQSVKNAAKIADFLSNHDEIKSVYYPGLATHPQSDIHQSQTQSGGAVLSFELSCEDKVADFFNKCQIPIVAVSLGGVESILSYPWTMSHACMPEEERIKMGVTSTLIRLSCGIEDCDDLINDLENALK